One stretch of Campylobacter sp. CCS1377 DNA includes these proteins:
- a CDS encoding SelT/SelW/SelH family (seleno)protein, with translation MKVKIAYCNLUNYQPQAARVAEELQNDFKDIKVEFEIGGRGDFIVEVDTEVLFSKRGLIACESERFPEVGEITKLIKARK, from the coding sequence ATGAAAGTAAAAATTGCTTATTGCAATCTTTGAAATTATCAACCACAAGCTGCAAGGGTTGCAGAAGAATTACAAAATGATTTCAAAGACATTAAAGTGGAATTTGAAATCGGTGGTAGAGGTGATTTCATTGTTGAGGTGGATACTGAGGTGCTTTTTTCAAAAAGAGGCTTGATAGCTTGTGAAAGCGAAAGATTTCCTGAAGTTGGTGAAATCACAAAATTAATTAAAGCAAGGAAATAA
- a CDS encoding SLAC1 anion channel family protein has protein sequence MHKIKNFPIMFFAVIMGMGGFSLVVFALSEKFKFSLVFFDIFRVISTSLFMIIVVFYLMKIILYFNAFKAEINHPIKINFTATFSISLLILAMLWKDFPVFYQSLFYIGLVFQTFITFYVISFWIKNNLEIKHSNPAWFIPVVGNLIVVIAGEKEWAWLWYYFSIAMFFYGILFSIIFYRILFHDQLAMKFIPTMFIMLAPPAVGFLSYVKIVGYDLFAQSLFSLTLFFSFLLFFMFKSFFKLKFFLSWWAFTFPSAAAILAILKFYEFSHESIFLYFGVFLFVILCIMMLLVGFYTLKNIINQSIFEEEPVLK, from the coding sequence ATGCATAAAATTAAGAATTTTCCCATAATGTTTTTTGCTGTGATTATGGGTATGGGTGGATTTTCGCTTGTTGTTTTTGCTTTGAGCGAAAAATTTAAATTTTCTTTAGTGTTTTTTGATATTTTCAGAGTGATAAGCACTTCGCTTTTTATGATTATAGTTGTGTTTTATCTTATGAAAATCATTTTGTATTTTAATGCTTTTAAAGCCGAAATTAATCATCCCATTAAGATTAATTTTACTGCTACTTTTTCTATTTCTTTGCTTATTTTAGCAATGCTTTGGAAAGATTTTCCTGTGTTTTATCAAAGTCTTTTTTATATAGGTCTTGTTTTTCAAACCTTTATTACCTTTTATGTGATTTCTTTTTGGATTAAGAATAATTTAGAGATCAAACACTCCAATCCAGCTTGGTTTATACCTGTGGTTGGAAATTTAATCGTCGTAATTGCAGGTGAAAAAGAGTGGGCTTGGCTTTGGTATTATTTTAGCATAGCGATGTTTTTTTATGGGATATTATTTAGTATTATTTTTTATAGAATTTTATTTCACGATCAATTGGCAATGAAATTTATCCCAACAATGTTTATTATGCTTGCACCTCCTGCAGTTGGCTTCTTATCTTATGTAAAAATTGTGGGCTATGATTTGTTTGCGCAAAGTCTTTTTAGCTTAACTTTGTTTTTTAGTTTTTTATTGTTTTTTATGTTTAAAAGTTTTTTTAAACTTAAATTTTTTCTCTCGTGGTGGGCTTTTACTTTTCCAAGTGCAGCAGCAATTTTAGCAATTTTGAAATTTTATGAATTTTCTCATGAGAGTATCTTTTTATATTTTGGGGTGTTTTTGTTTGTGATTTTATGTATTATGATGCTTTTGGTGGGTTTTTATACTCTGAAAAATATCATCAATCAGAGTATATTTGAAGAAGAGCCTGTTTTAAAGTAA
- the folD gene encoding bifunctional methylenetetrahydrofolate dehydrogenase/methenyltetrahydrofolate cyclohydrolase FolD, translating into MVLLDGKKLSVKVKNELSKKAENLKSQGIEPCLAVILVGDDEASKTYVNSKAKACEACGIKSLVYKLEASTSQNELLALINTLNYDDSVDGILVQLPLPSHINKNLILENISALKDVDGFHPNNVGYLNLGFENGFLPCTPFGIMRLLNEYNINLEGLDTVVIGASNIVGKPMSALLLNAGASVSICHIKTKDLKMYTKNADLIVVAAGCPDLLKADMVKDGVIVVDVGINRVDGKIVGDVDFENVSKKASFITPVPGGVGPMTIAILLENTIKSAQNRLKVKK; encoded by the coding sequence ATGGTTTTATTGGATGGCAAAAAACTTAGCGTCAAAGTAAAAAACGAACTGAGTAAAAAGGCTGAAAATTTAAAATCACAAGGGATTGAGCCTTGTTTGGCTGTAATTTTAGTTGGTGATGATGAGGCAAGCAAAACCTATGTTAATAGTAAAGCAAAAGCCTGCGAAGCTTGCGGTATCAAGTCTTTAGTCTATAAACTTGAAGCTAGCACTTCACAAAATGAGCTCTTAGCACTTATTAATACTCTTAACTACGATGATAGCGTGGATGGAATTTTAGTCCAATTACCCCTACCAAGTCACATCAATAAAAATCTTATTTTAGAAAACATTAGCGCCCTTAAAGATGTTGATGGTTTTCATCCTAATAATGTCGGCTATTTAAATTTAGGATTTGAAAACGGATTTTTGCCTTGCACACCTTTTGGAATTATGCGTTTATTAAATGAATATAATATCAACCTTGAAGGCTTAGATACTGTAGTGATTGGAGCGTCAAATATCGTAGGAAAACCTATGTCTGCTTTATTATTAAATGCAGGTGCGAGTGTAAGCATTTGCCATATTAAAACAAAAGATTTGAAAATGTATACCAAAAATGCTGATTTAATAGTCGTTGCAGCTGGATGTCCTGATCTACTAAAAGCAGATATGGTTAAAGATGGAGTAATTGTTGTTGATGTAGGTATTAATAGAGTGGATGGCAAAATAGTTGGTGATGTAGATTTTGAAAATGTAAGCAAAAAAGCAAGTTTTATCACTCCCGTGCCTGGTGGTGTTGGTCCTATGACTATAGCTATACTACTTGAAAATACAATCAAATCAGCACAAAACCGTCTTAAGGTTAAAAAATAA
- a CDS encoding Crp/Fnr family transcriptional regulator has protein sequence MTKEELIDNFFKKFKLANEDLEEIKSNAYFKNLSKGTQLASTDDCLGFVIMAYGTLRAYIISSNAKEITIFKLIKNEECVICSNCALNSINYNIILESSEDSQILIIPAKIYTKIRNKYQSINDYTLNIISKRFSNLISVLEHALFTPLIERIRIFLKENSQNNKITLTHEEIANHLGSAREAISRILKEMEKQGEISLGRKEITLLK, from the coding sequence ATGACTAAAGAAGAATTAATTGATAATTTTTTTAAAAAATTTAAACTTGCAAACGAAGACTTAGAAGAAATTAAATCAAATGCATATTTTAAAAATTTAAGCAAAGGAACTCAGCTTGCAAGCACAGATGATTGCTTGGGTTTTGTTATCATGGCGTATGGAACTTTAAGAGCTTATATCATCTCTTCAAATGCAAAAGAGATTACTATTTTTAAACTTATTAAAAACGAAGAATGCGTTATTTGTTCAAACTGTGCTTTAAATTCTATTAATTATAATATCATCTTAGAAAGCAGCGAAGATTCTCAAATTTTAATTATTCCTGCAAAAATTTATACCAAAATAAGAAATAAATATCAAAGCATCAATGACTATACTCTAAACATTATTTCTAAACGCTTTTCAAATCTCATTAGTGTTTTAGAACACGCCTTATTTACACCACTCATTGAAAGAATTCGTATCTTTTTAAAAGAAAATTCACAAAATAATAAAATCACACTTACCCATGAAGAAATAGCTAATCATCTAGGAAGCGCAAGGGAGGCCATTTCAAGAATACTAAAAGAAATGGAAAAGCAAGGAGAAATTTCACTGGGTCGTAAAGAAATTACCTTGCTAAAATAA
- a CDS encoding c-type cytochrome has product MKIIFFCILSAVKLFCEDFITFQEYAKMLYENPRGISCKHCHGEDGREQILGYYEKKRQKIPFVVPSIQNLDYEKFKNSLSEDKEGKSIMPTYSLTENEILALYNYIKQLNKEKKK; this is encoded by the coding sequence TTGAAAATAATATTTTTTTGTATTTTAAGTGCGGTAAAACTTTTTTGCGAAGATTTTATTACTTTTCAAGAGTATGCTAAAATGCTTTATGAAAATCCTCGTGGCATAAGTTGTAAGCATTGTCATGGGGAAGATGGTAGAGAGCAAATTTTGGGATATTATGAGAAAAAGAGGCAAAAAATTCCTTTTGTAGTTCCAAGTATTCAAAATTTAGATTATGAAAAATTTAAAAATTCTTTAAGTGAAGACAAGGAAGGTAAAAGCATAATGCCAACTTATTCTTTAACTGAAAATGAAATTTTAGCTTTATATAATTACATCAAACAACTTAATAAGGAAAAGAAAAAATGA
- the hemL gene encoding glutamate-1-semialdehyde 2,1-aminomutase, with amino-acid sequence MKKTNTNAFKQACEYIVGGVNSPVRAFLNVESEPIFIDHGKDALLVDIEGKSYIDYVQSWGPLLFGHCDKDIVKACKKALKKGSSFGAPTLAETKLAKLVLQDFPHLSKIRFVNSGTEATMSAIRLARGFTGREKIMKFEGCYHGHSDSLLVSAGSGAATFNTPSSLGVLNELAQKTLVATYNDIQSVKALFDEHRDIACVIIEPIAGNMGLVPAKQEFLEELSELCKENGTLLIFDEVMSGFRASFLGSYGINHIEADIVTFGKVIGGGMPAAAFASRDEIMNFLSPLGGVYQAGTLSGNPLAMAAGIASIKKAKEDKNLFERLGKLARRLTLGFSEAAKINQIPFQSVYVGSMFGYFFNDNEILNYQDALKSDLKLFSKFHQNMLKRGVYLAPSQFETGFICDKMNEKIIDFTIEAAYESFKNL; translated from the coding sequence ATGAAAAAAACAAACACAAATGCTTTTAAGCAAGCCTGTGAATACATAGTTGGTGGAGTTAATTCACCTGTGCGTGCCTTTTTAAATGTGGAAAGTGAGCCGATTTTCATTGATCATGGAAAAGATGCTTTGCTTGTGGATATTGAAGGAAAAAGCTATATTGATTATGTTCAAAGTTGGGGACCTTTGCTTTTTGGGCATTGTGATAAGGATATAGTGAAGGCTTGCAAAAAAGCCTTAAAAAAAGGCTCAAGTTTTGGTGCGCCAACCTTGGCTGAAACAAAGCTTGCAAAGCTTGTGTTGCAAGATTTTCCTCATCTTAGCAAAATTCGCTTTGTAAATAGCGGCACTGAAGCGACTATGAGTGCTATTCGTCTTGCAAGAGGTTTTACGGGTAGAGAAAAGATTATGAAATTTGAAGGTTGTTATCATGGGCATTCTGATTCTTTGCTAGTGAGTGCAGGAAGTGGGGCTGCGACTTTTAATACTCCAAGTTCTTTGGGAGTTTTAAATGAACTTGCGCAAAAAACTTTAGTAGCAACTTATAATGATATACAAAGTGTTAAAGCTTTATTTGATGAGCACAGGGATATTGCTTGCGTTATTATTGAGCCTATTGCTGGAAATATGGGCTTAGTGCCTGCTAAACAAGAATTTTTGGAAGAATTAAGTGAATTATGTAAGGAAAATGGAACTTTGCTTATTTTTGATGAGGTTATGAGTGGTTTTAGGGCTTCTTTTTTGGGTTCTTATGGTATTAATCATATTGAAGCAGATATCGTGACTTTTGGCAAGGTAATAGGTGGTGGTATGCCTGCGGCTGCTTTTGCATCAAGGGATGAAATTATGAATTTTTTAAGTCCTTTGGGTGGGGTATATCAAGCAGGAACTTTAAGTGGTAATCCTTTAGCAATGGCTGCTGGAATTGCGAGCATTAAAAAAGCAAAAGAGGATAAAAATTTATTTGAAAGGCTTGGAAAATTAGCTCGTAGATTAACTTTAGGTTTTAGTGAAGCTGCTAAAATTAATCAGATTCCTTTTCAAAGTGTTTATGTTGGTTCTATGTTTGGATATTTCTTTAATGACAATGAGATTTTAAATTATCAAGATGCTTTAAAATCTGATCTGAAATTATTTTCCAAATTTCATCAAAATATGTTAAAAAGAGGTGTTTATCTTGCTCCGTCTCAATTTGAAACAGGTTTTATTTGTGATAAAATGAATGAAAAAATTATTGACTTCACCATAGAAGCTGCTTATGAAAGTTTTAAAAACCTATGA
- a CDS encoding DJ-1 family glyoxalase III — translation MSKKILIPLAQGFEEAEFIGIADVLKRAGEMDKNLEVIIAALNQELLVKGANGIVIKADCSLEAIEAKELDAIALAGGFEGMNNLKNNSQILNIIKKLHADEKIVAAICASPIVLNTAGVLEGNFTCYPGCEAGLKGTRLNKAVVVNKNIITAAGPATAILFGLELAKILCGEEIYKALYEGMLIPLTK, via the coding sequence ATGAGTAAAAAAATTCTAATTCCTCTAGCACAAGGCTTTGAAGAAGCTGAATTTATAGGTATAGCCGATGTTTTAAAAAGAGCAGGCGAGATGGATAAAAATTTAGAAGTTATCATTGCAGCTTTAAATCAAGAGCTTTTAGTCAAAGGGGCTAATGGTATTGTAATAAAAGCAGATTGCTCCTTAGAAGCTATAGAAGCAAAGGAACTTGATGCTATAGCACTTGCAGGTGGATTTGAAGGAATGAATAATTTAAAAAACAATTCTCAAATTCTAAACATTATCAAAAAATTACACGCTGATGAAAAAATCGTTGCCGCAATTTGTGCCTCACCTATAGTTTTAAATACCGCAGGAGTTCTGGAAGGAAATTTCACTTGCTACCCAGGTTGTGAAGCGGGACTTAAAGGAACAAGATTAAACAAAGCCGTTGTTGTAAATAAAAATATCATCACAGCAGCCGGTCCAGCAACTGCCATTCTTTTTGGTTTAGAACTTGCCAAAATACTTTGCGGAGAAGAAATTTATAAGGCTCTTTATGAGGGTATGTTAATTCCGCTAACTAAGTGA
- a CDS encoding AEC family transporter, producing MFIFTPLFTVFTLLSGGYLAKRFKILKQKQSRTFLDFAIIFSLPCLIFEKVYHLTLDFTLILIILLGLSSCILAGLISVLLGKIFHFSKTTLVSMFLLSSFGNTLFVGIPIISGIYPDPKFIGEIILYDALATTLPISLFGPLVLSLASEQKVNLLQNIKKIITFPPFIALVGGIFCKMFYIPEFIFEPIKMFGSCATAVALFAIGLSLGFSAIVSSYKSTLIVIGAKMLLAPLIFIVLVKIFHLNFSSSLNVAILESAMPTMTLAGAMIMKAKLDTNLAVSAVAFGILFAFISMPLLTWILL from the coding sequence ATGTTTATTTTTACTCCTTTATTTACCGTATTTACTCTATTAAGCGGTGGTTATCTCGCAAAACGCTTTAAAATTTTAAAGCAAAAACAATCAAGAACTTTTCTAGACTTTGCCATTATTTTTTCTTTACCTTGCTTAATCTTTGAAAAAGTATATCATTTAACGCTCGATTTTACACTCATTTTAATAATTTTACTTGGACTTAGTTCCTGTATTTTAGCGGGTTTAATCAGTGTTTTATTGGGTAAAATTTTTCATTTTTCAAAAACCACTCTAGTGAGTATGTTTTTATTATCAAGCTTTGGAAATACACTTTTTGTAGGTATTCCCATCATTTCTGGTATTTATCCTGATCCAAAATTTATAGGAGAAATTATACTTTATGATGCACTAGCAACAACCTTGCCTATTTCGCTTTTTGGACCACTCGTTTTATCTTTAGCAAGCGAGCAAAAAGTGAATTTATTGCAAAATATTAAAAAAATTATCACTTTTCCACCTTTTATAGCACTTGTTGGTGGTATATTTTGCAAAATGTTTTATATCCCAGAATTTATTTTTGAACCCATTAAAATGTTTGGCTCTTGCGCTACCGCAGTAGCTTTATTTGCCATAGGTTTAAGTCTTGGTTTTTCAGCCATTGTAAGTTCATATAAAAGCACATTGATTGTTATTGGAGCAAAAATGCTACTTGCTCCTTTGATTTTTATTGTATTGGTAAAAATTTTTCATCTTAATTTTAGTTCTAGTTTAAATGTTGCAATACTAGAATCAGCTATGCCAACAATGACTCTAGCAGGTGCAATGATAATGAAAGCTAAGCTTGACACTAATCTAGCCGTTAGTGCAGTTGCATTTGGAATTTTGTTTGCTTTTATTTCCATGCCTTTACTCACTTGGATTTTACTTTAA
- the dnaE gene encoding DNA polymerase III subunit alpha, translating to MSQFTHLHLHTEYSLLDGANKLKELAKTLKEQGATSVAMTDHGNMFGAIDFYQTMKAQGIKPIIGIEAYLHNGEELNDRSSRQRFHLCLYAKNEIGYQNLMYLSSQSYIHGLYYYPRINKKLLKKHSEGLICSSACLQGEVNWHLNTKSEKNQKFGAKGYEAAKEVALWYKEVFGDDFYLEIMRHGIGDQLFIDNQIIKLSKELGIKIIATNDTHYTFKERASAHEVFMCIAMGVKLDDPNRLRHSVHEFYVKSPAQMSELFADIPEAIENTQEIANKCNLELKLGNPTPPNFKFTRQYAKEYDINLPQEEVEFSFDNDDVVFEFLCKKGLEERLKFIDASKHEEYKKRLEVEINIIKNMKFSGYMLIVHDFIKVAKDKDIPVGPGRGSAAGSLVSYCLKITDLDPLPYNLLFERFLNPERVSMPDIDVDFCQDRRAEVIDYVIDKYGADKVAQVITFGKLLAKGVIRDVARVCDMSIPDADELAKLIPEELKITLDDAFEKEPKIKEFIDRHPKGHQVWEYAKALEGLNRNAGMHAAGVVISNESLWKKTPLFRQSKNDERHLVTQYSKDHLEDVDLIKFDFLGLKTLTVIDNAIKLIKKRYNKDIVWEAIDVNDPKVYKTIQSGNTLGIFQIESGGMQSLNSRLKPERFEDIIAVLALYRPGPMESGMLDDFIDRKHGLKKIEYPFDVLESVLEPTYGVIVYQEQVMQIVQIIGGFSLGGADVVRRAMGKKDPEKMKKLKSEFADGAEKQGYNRSKAEDLWELIVKFAGYGFNKSHSAAYALITFQTAYLKTYYPSEFMAALLTSEENKVEKVAVYIEEMKRMDIKLLPPNINKAQREFSAIELENGKDGIIYGLGAIKSVGIPAVTNIMEIRPKEGFKDLDDFLNKINPAKINKKTLENLIKVGAFDEFGYTRKCLFDNLEILAETSRKIAEVRRDAQDSLFGEEEISKDIKISININNSEFELMEKLGYEKEILGIYLSGHPLDKFNKDIEGIDYYKSIDFENLNGNGEILSIGRIEDFKSLMSKSGKRYAKMQLLDFYSNFDVIVFESFVNDLEEIFKDEEKKQKAYAFLLGYDHKEGSLNFRLSNFFELEEVKDKDFKAQKSFKKYNEKKRDNDFVKEPKEFEKNIIELDLSRLNRELIYEIHELARNAHNPNEAGNKKLVLKVISAGSCLLYHTDFVISDSISEKILSKTAI from the coding sequence ATGAGCCAATTTACCCATCTTCATTTACACACAGAATATTCTTTGCTCGATGGAGCTAATAAACTTAAAGAATTAGCCAAAACCTTAAAAGAACAAGGCGCAACCAGTGTAGCAATGACTGATCATGGAAATATGTTTGGAGCGATTGACTTTTATCAAACCATGAAAGCACAAGGTATAAAGCCCATCATTGGCATAGAAGCTTATTTGCACAATGGCGAAGAATTAAACGATAGAAGCTCAAGACAACGCTTTCATCTTTGTCTTTATGCTAAAAATGAAATTGGATATCAAAATTTAATGTATCTAAGCTCCCAAAGCTATATTCACGGACTTTATTATTATCCGCGTATCAATAAAAAGCTTTTAAAAAAACACAGCGAAGGCTTAATCTGTTCTTCAGCTTGCTTGCAAGGTGAGGTAAATTGGCATCTTAATACAAAAAGTGAAAAAAATCAAAAATTTGGTGCTAAAGGCTATGAAGCTGCAAAAGAAGTTGCGTTGTGGTATAAAGAAGTTTTTGGGGATGATTTTTATCTTGAAATAATGCGTCATGGCATAGGAGATCAACTTTTTATTGATAATCAAATCATTAAATTATCTAAAGAATTAGGCATTAAAATCATTGCCACAAATGATACACATTACACTTTTAAGGAAAGAGCAAGCGCGCATGAAGTTTTTATGTGTATAGCAATGGGCGTAAAATTAGACGATCCAAACCGCCTAAGACACAGTGTTCATGAATTTTATGTTAAATCTCCAGCACAAATGAGCGAACTCTTTGCAGATATTCCAGAAGCGATTGAGAACACTCAAGAAATTGCCAATAAATGCAATTTAGAATTAAAATTAGGCAATCCCACTCCACCAAATTTTAAATTTACACGCCAATATGCTAAAGAATACGACATTAACTTGCCTCAAGAAGAAGTCGAATTTAGTTTTGATAATGACGATGTGGTTTTTGAGTTTTTATGCAAGAAAGGCTTAGAAGAAAGATTAAAATTCATTGATGCAAGCAAACACGAAGAATATAAAAAAAGACTTGAAGTTGAAATCAATATTATAAAAAATATGAAATTTTCAGGCTATATGCTTATAGTTCATGATTTTATAAAAGTTGCCAAGGATAAGGATATCCCAGTGGGTCCTGGAAGGGGCTCTGCGGCAGGAAGTTTAGTTTCTTATTGTCTAAAAATTACAGATTTAGATCCTCTTCCTTATAACCTACTTTTTGAGCGTTTTTTAAATCCAGAAAGGGTGTCAATGCCCGATATTGATGTGGATTTTTGCCAAGATAGGCGTGCTGAAGTGATTGATTATGTGATCGATAAATACGGAGCTGATAAAGTAGCGCAAGTTATTACTTTTGGTAAGCTTTTAGCCAAAGGTGTGATTCGCGATGTTGCAAGGGTTTGCGATATGAGTATTCCTGATGCAGATGAACTTGCTAAACTTATCCCTGAAGAATTAAAAATTACCCTAGACGATGCCTTTGAAAAAGAACCGAAAATTAAAGAATTTATCGATCGTCATCCCAAGGGTCATCAAGTTTGGGAGTATGCAAAAGCACTTGAAGGGCTTAATAGAAACGCTGGTATGCACGCTGCTGGAGTTGTGATTTCTAATGAAAGCTTATGGAAAAAAACTCCGCTTTTTAGACAAAGCAAAAACGATGAAAGACATTTGGTTACTCAATATTCTAAAGATCATTTAGAAGATGTAGATTTAATTAAATTTGACTTTTTGGGCTTAAAAACCCTTACAGTTATTGACAATGCCATTAAGCTCATAAAAAAACGATACAACAAAGATATTGTCTGGGAGGCTATTGATGTAAATGACCCTAAAGTTTATAAAACCATACAAAGTGGTAATACTTTAGGGATATTTCAAATAGAATCGGGCGGTATGCAAAGTCTAAATTCTAGATTAAAACCAGAGCGTTTCGAAGATATCATCGCGGTTTTGGCACTTTATCGTCCGGGCCCTATGGAATCAGGAATGCTTGATGATTTTATCGACAGAAAACACGGACTTAAGAAGATAGAATACCCATTTGATGTTTTAGAAAGTGTATTAGAACCTACTTATGGGGTTATTGTCTATCAAGAACAAGTTATGCAAATCGTTCAAATTATAGGTGGATTTTCATTAGGTGGAGCGGATGTGGTGCGTCGTGCCATGGGTAAAAAAGATCCAGAAAAAATGAAAAAACTAAAAAGTGAATTTGCTGATGGAGCAGAAAAACAAGGCTATAATAGATCAAAAGCGGAAGATCTTTGGGAATTAATCGTTAAATTTGCAGGATATGGTTTTAATAAATCTCATTCCGCAGCTTATGCACTTATCACTTTTCAAACAGCATATTTAAAGACTTACTATCCTAGTGAATTTATGGCTGCTTTGCTTACTAGCGAAGAAAACAAAGTTGAAAAAGTTGCAGTTTATATCGAAGAGATGAAAAGAATGGATATTAAACTACTTCCGCCAAATATTAACAAAGCTCAAAGGGAATTTAGTGCTATTGAGTTAGAAAATGGTAAAGATGGTATTATCTATGGCTTAGGTGCAATTAAAAGTGTTGGAATTCCTGCGGTTACAAATATTATGGAAATAAGACCAAAAGAAGGATTTAAAGATCTTGATGATTTTCTTAACAAAATTAATCCGGCAAAAATCAACAAAAAAACCTTAGAAAATTTAATCAAAGTAGGTGCTTTTGATGAATTTGGCTATACAAGAAAATGTTTATTTGACAATCTTGAAATATTAGCCGAAACAAGTAGAAAAATTGCTGAAGTAAGAAGAGATGCACAAGATTCACTTTTTGGAGAAGAAGAAATCTCAAAAGACATTAAAATCAGCATCAATATCAATAATAGCGAATTTGAGCTCATGGAAAAATTAGGCTATGAAAAAGAAATTTTAGGCATTTATCTCTCAGGCCATCCTTTGGATAAATTCAATAAAGATATTGAAGGAATTGATTATTATAAAAGTATAGATTTTGAAAATTTAAATGGAAATGGTGAAATTTTAAGTATAGGTCGCATTGAAGATTTTAAATCTTTAATGAGTAAAAGTGGCAAAAGATACGCAAAAATGCAGTTGCTTGATTTTTATTCAAATTTTGATGTCATTGTTTTTGAAAGCTTTGTTAATGATTTAGAAGAAATTTTTAAAGACGAAGAGAAAAAACAAAAAGCTTACGCATTTTTACTAGGCTATGATCATAAAGAAGGTTCTTTAAATTTTAGATTGAGTAATTTTTTTGAATTAGAAGAAGTAAAAGATAAAGATTTTAAAGCACAAAAAAGCTTCAAAAAATACAATGAGAAAAAACGCGATAATGATTTTGTAAAAGAGCCTAAAGAATTTGAAAAAAATATTATCGAGCTTGATTTAAGTCGTTTAAATAGAGAATTAATCTATGAAATCCACGAATTAGCAAGGAATGCGCATAATCCAAACGAAGCAGGCAACAAAAAACTTGTATTAAAAGTCATAAGTGCTGGATCTTGTCTGCTTTATCACACAGATTTTGTGATTTCAGATTCTATTAGCGAAAAAATTCTAAGCAAAACAGCCATATAA
- the ychF gene encoding redox-regulated ATPase YchF, translating into MSLSVGIVGLPNVGKSTTFNALTRAQNAQSANYPFCTIEPNKAMVPVPDSRLLKLAQIVNPQKILHSVIEFVDIAGLVKGASKGEGLGNKFLSNIRETEVILHIVRCFDDENITHVEGKVDPIRDIEIINTELILADIEQLGKKIEKLNKEAKANAKGAKESLELANSLLEHLNKGLSASSYSERDSEIYKNLIKELRLLSAKEVIYGANVDEDGILEDNDYVKALKNYAKEHNHEVIKLCAKIEEEMVGLSEEESNELLQSLGVENSGLEQIIRTAFAKLNLISYFTAGEIEVRSWTIHKGWKAPKAASVIHNDFEKGFIKAEVISFDDFIAYKGESGAKEAGKLRLEGKDYIVADGDVMHFRFNV; encoded by the coding sequence ATGAGTTTATCGGTTGGAATTGTTGGCTTGCCTAATGTTGGGAAATCCACGACTTTTAATGCTTTAACAAGAGCTCAAAATGCTCAAAGTGCGAATTATCCTTTTTGCACCATAGAGCCTAATAAGGCTATGGTGCCTGTTCCTGATTCTCGTCTTTTGAAACTCGCACAGATTGTAAATCCGCAAAAAATTCTACATTCTGTTATTGAATTCGTTGATATTGCAGGACTTGTTAAGGGCGCAAGTAAGGGCGAGGGACTTGGCAATAAATTCCTTTCTAATATACGCGAAACGGAAGTGATTTTACATATTGTGCGTTGTTTTGATGATGAAAATATCACCCATGTTGAAGGTAAAGTAGATCCTATTCGCGATATAGAGATTATCAACACAGAGCTTATCTTAGCCGATATCGAACAACTTGGTAAAAAAATAGAAAAATTAAATAAAGAAGCTAAGGCAAATGCTAAGGGTGCTAAGGAGAGTTTGGAGCTTGCAAATTCTTTATTGGAGCATTTAAATAAAGGTTTGAGTGCTAGTTCTTATAGTGAGCGTGATAGTGAGATTTATAAGAATTTAATCAAAGAGTTAAGATTGCTTTCTGCTAAGGAAGTGATTTATGGTGCAAATGTTGATGAAGATGGAATCTTAGAAGATAATGATTATGTAAAAGCTTTGAAAAACTATGCCAAAGAGCATAATCATGAAGTTATTAAACTTTGTGCGAAAATTGAAGAAGAAATGGTAGGCTTAAGCGAAGAAGAGAGTAATGAGTTATTGCAATCTTTAGGTGTTGAAAATAGTGGCTTAGAGCAAATCATTCGCACAGCTTTTGCAAAATTGAATTTAATCAGCTATTTTACAGCTGGCGAAATAGAAGTTAGATCTTGGACTATCCATAAGGGTTGGAAAGCGCCAAAAGCGGCAAGTGTGATACATAATGATTTTGAAAAAGGTTTTATTAAGGCTGAGGTGATTAGCTTTGATGATTTTATTGCTTATAAAGGCGAAAGTGGCGCCAAAGAAGCTGGAAAACTTCGTTTGGAAGGAAAAGATTATATCGTCGCAGATGGCGATGTGATGCATTTTAGATTTAATGTTTGA